In the Pseudomonas orientalis genome, one interval contains:
- a CDS encoding colicin E3-like toxin immunity protein, which yields MNDVYKNEWELSMAMKVRLEWFNKQTESLEADEYSANLDEGDSILNALGLHEEPHIYAGGFDVLPTWIAILQPHFQHVIEPSLFDYQISFRHQGAWPPPQEQREKP from the coding sequence ATGAACGACGTATACAAAAATGAATGGGAGTTGTCTATGGCGATGAAGGTACGGCTGGAATGGTTCAATAAACAAACAGAAAGTCTGGAGGCAGATGAGTACTCAGCAAATCTTGATGAGGGCGATAGCATTCTCAACGCGCTCGGCTTACACGAGGAGCCTCACATTTACGCAGGAGGATTCGACGTTCTTCCAACGTGGATAGCGATTCTCCAGCCACATTTCCAGCATGTAATAGAGCCTTCACTTTTCGACTACCAAATATCCTTCCGCCACCAGGGCGCTTGGCCGCCCCCCCAAGAACAGCGCGAGAAACCATGA
- a CDS encoding colicin E3-like toxin immunity protein → MGLKVRLEWFDGTTEWLSGTEDSADLGNDYSVISKLGLSANEDVNNGMFELRKEWLSVIQAHFSHDIVLSESDYFIAFDYEDTRD, encoded by the coding sequence ATGGGGCTCAAAGTCAGGTTGGAATGGTTCGACGGAACCACAGAGTGGCTAAGCGGGACGGAGGACTCGGCGGACTTGGGAAACGATTACTCCGTGATTTCTAAACTCGGATTGTCGGCAAACGAAGACGTCAATAACGGAATGTTTGAACTGCGAAAGGAGTGGCTATCAGTGATACAGGCTCATTTCTCCCATGACATAGTTCTTTCAGAAAGCGACTACTTCATCGCATTCGATTACGAGGATACACGCGACTGA
- a CDS encoding LysR family transcriptional regulator, which yields MHNTLRRLDLNLLVTLDALLSEQNVTRAARLLNLAQPTVSLQLGRLREILGDPLLLPGPRGMSPTERARELRGPLREALIALEGALSPSAAFEPALSNQTWRVAASDYAATALVWPSLALLRRLAPNTRLALLNKLPVSLASDLENGQLDLALHTRDDAPPKLRQRSLVHERYVLAGRRGHPALTTKLSLKAFCGLEHAVMSPNGGGFVGSTDQALAAKGLERRVVLSVSNFNSLVSALAHSDVVAVVPERLVRDEPALHVQAPPLAIPGFEMLMLWPERLHRDPAHMWLRDLIGSTLAGTCTR from the coding sequence ATGCACAATACCTTGCGCCGCCTGGACCTGAATTTGCTGGTCACGCTGGATGCACTGCTGTCTGAACAAAACGTTACACGGGCGGCGCGCTTGCTCAACCTCGCTCAGCCGACCGTCAGCCTGCAACTAGGGCGGCTGCGAGAAATTCTGGGCGATCCCTTGTTGTTGCCCGGCCCCCGGGGCATGTCGCCTACCGAGCGTGCCCGTGAATTACGTGGGCCGCTGCGCGAAGCGCTGATAGCGCTGGAAGGCGCATTGAGTCCCAGTGCCGCCTTTGAGCCCGCATTGTCCAATCAGACGTGGAGGGTGGCTGCCAGTGATTACGCAGCAACCGCCTTAGTCTGGCCCTCGCTGGCGCTGCTCAGACGCCTGGCGCCGAATACGCGCCTGGCGCTGTTGAACAAGCTTCCCGTCAGTCTTGCCAGTGATCTGGAAAACGGCCAGCTCGATCTGGCGCTGCATACTCGCGATGACGCGCCGCCAAAACTGCGTCAACGGTCTCTGGTTCATGAGCGCTATGTGCTGGCAGGGCGGCGCGGTCATCCCGCTTTGACAACCAAGCTTTCGCTTAAAGCGTTCTGCGGCCTGGAACATGCCGTCATGTCACCCAATGGTGGTGGGTTCGTCGGCAGCACTGACCAGGCTCTGGCGGCTAAAGGCCTGGAGCGACGAGTCGTATTATCAGTGTCTAATTTCAACTCGCTCGTCTCGGCGTTGGCGCACAGCGACGTGGTCGCCGTGGTGCCGGAAAGGCTGGTGCGAGATGAGCCCGCCCTGCATGTACAGGCGCCTCCACTGGCTATTCCGGGCTTTGAAATGCTCATGCTATGGCCCGAACGACTGCACCGGGACCCCGCCCATATGTGGCTGCGCGATCTCATCGGCTCGACGTTGGCGGGCACCTGTACGCGTTGA
- a CDS encoding NAD(P)H-dependent oxidoreductase has protein sequence MKLLLIYAHPEPRSLNGSLRDFAIAHLKTAGHEVQVSDLYAMRWKAPIDSDDAPGYDDEKPFNPALESQRVFAAGTQPADIKQEQAKLLWADAVIFQFPLWWFSMPAILKGWVERVYAYGFAYGVGEHSERHWGDRYGEGSMAGKRAMLVVSMGGWESHYSGRGVNGALDDLLFPIQHGVLFYPGFTVMPPFPIYKTSKMDAARFEQLCTAYAARLDNLFDDKPLPFRRQNAGDYDIPSLTLKSHLAAGRNDLGIHIVEDMAPEG, from the coding sequence ATGAAGCTACTACTGATCTACGCCCACCCGGAACCCCGTTCGCTCAATGGCTCGCTCAGGGACTTCGCAATCGCTCACCTGAAGACCGCAGGTCACGAGGTCCAGGTTTCCGATCTCTACGCCATGCGTTGGAAAGCCCCGATTGATAGTGACGACGCTCCAGGCTATGACGATGAAAAACCTTTCAACCCGGCGCTGGAATCACAACGCGTTTTCGCCGCCGGCACCCAACCGGCAGACATCAAGCAAGAGCAGGCCAAACTGCTGTGGGCGGATGCGGTGATCTTTCAATTCCCACTGTGGTGGTTCTCGATGCCGGCGATTCTCAAGGGCTGGGTCGAACGCGTCTATGCCTACGGGTTCGCCTACGGCGTCGGCGAACACAGCGAACGCCACTGGGGCGATCGCTACGGCGAGGGCAGCATGGCAGGAAAGCGCGCGATGCTGGTGGTCAGCATGGGCGGGTGGGAGTCGCACTACAGCGGTCGAGGGGTGAACGGGGCGCTGGATGACCTGCTATTTCCTATCCAGCATGGGGTGTTGTTCTACCCTGGATTCACAGTCATGCCGCCCTTCCCTATCTATAAAACCAGCAAAATGGACGCCGCCCGCTTCGAACAGCTATGCACGGCCTATGCTGCTCGGCTGGACAATCTGTTCGACGACAAGCCTTTGCCATTTCGTCGTCAGAACGCAGGGGACTATGACATTCCGTCACTGACACTCAAGTCGCACCTTGCCGCCGGTCGTAACGATTTGGGGATCCATATCGTTGAGGACATGGCGCCTGAAGGCTAG
- a CDS encoding c-type cytochrome produces MKYALFTLVLIFNTHAALADGDAEAGAKLFAKTCGGCHSVGEDARGGFGPQLNGIIGRPAGTTTDYQYSEAMKNSGVVWTRDKLAAYIEAPKKVVSGTRMIFWGISDQEKIENILAYLETFQPE; encoded by the coding sequence ATGAAGTACGCTTTGTTCACCCTCGTCCTGATCTTTAATACCCACGCGGCACTTGCCGACGGCGATGCCGAGGCGGGCGCGAAGCTCTTCGCCAAGACCTGCGGTGGCTGCCACAGTGTCGGCGAAGACGCGCGCGGAGGTTTCGGCCCGCAACTCAACGGCATCATCGGCCGGCCGGCGGGGACTACCACGGATTACCAATATTCCGAGGCGATGAAAAACTCAGGCGTGGTCTGGACCCGGGACAAACTTGCCGCCTACATCGAAGCGCCGAAGAAAGTAGTGAGCGGCACGCGGATGATCTTCTGGGGCATCAGTGATCAGGAGAAGATCGAAAATATATTGGCGTACCTTGAGACATTTCAGCCCGAGTGA